In Mixophyes fleayi isolate aMixFle1 chromosome 11, aMixFle1.hap1, whole genome shotgun sequence, one DNA window encodes the following:
- the LOC142107807 gene encoding uncharacterized protein LOC142107807: MKFSYIGALCVFMTLIAAAQCIPCNECWVVGGTECCDVNIIECPILPEQPELQCMTMSEYCVVDDKELRSMRKTCGNQLCNLCITLTTGHGFNVRASTQCNSTNADLNFTERCNNLTTNGLKCPSCYEKTTDGCKDVGTVDCVQGETQCVDYAGEVQFSDGSVNPLSFKGCIVTGGCDVGFLGLPGSKEIKRTTFNCTAAN; encoded by the exons ATGAAGTTTTCTTACATTGGTGCCCTATGTGTCTTTATGACACTAATTGCTGCAG CTCAGTGCATCCCATGTAACGAATGCTGGGTTGTTGGTGGTACGGAATGCTGTGACGTAAACATTATAGAATGTCCAATACTGCCAGAACAGCCAGAACTGCAATGCATGACTATGTCAGAATATTGTGTAGTGG ATGATAAAGAATTACGGTCAATGAGAAAAACATGTGGAAATCAATTATGTAACCTATGCATAACCCTCACGACTGGCCATGGCTTTAACGTCCGCGCCAGCACTCAGTGTAACTCGACCAATGCTGATCTAAATTTTACAG AAAGATGTAATAATTTGACAACCAATGGCCTAAAGTGTCCAAGTTGCTATGAAAAAACTACTGATGGCTGTAAAGATGTTGGAACTGTTGATTGTGTTCAAGGAGAAACGCAGTGTGTAGACTATGCTGGAGAAGTACAGTTCTCTG atGGCAGCGTTAATCCACTCTCTTTTAAAGGCTGCATTGTGACAGGTGGATGTGATGTAGGATTTTTAGGACTTCCGGGcagtaaagaaataaaaagaacTACATTTAATTGCACAGCTGCAAATTGA